From a region of the Corallococcus coralloides DSM 2259 genome:
- a CDS encoding ATP-binding protein: protein MAQGFQQAGDTPREPHPGQRLGNRYELRQRVKAGRGISTWQGLDLLTHERVLVKVTALSAFVPTSRHRLEHEAEVLSRLHNSALVPVRHLGTFDELLYLVTPWVDGETLEERLRRGPLSLPEAIVLGQRLLKALAEAHREGVLHRDVKPSNILVRDFPLSAAWLTDFGLSRSERLDPSLRDLPVGTARYMSPEQAGLINRPVEAPSDLYAVGLVLFEALSGRPALEGATVGEVLRLHLTAHPRLRPVGVEVPLAMEELIARLSQTDPRDRYQAADAALADLNALEAALSRGEAEPALVTGAHDHRQSLTEPSFVGRREELMTLERELERTREGGSRAVVVEGESGGGKSRLLEEFSARASGQRAWVLHGQAQDQAAQRPFQLFAGVAEGIAAAVREEPELGALLRERLAGQEAGLCTVLPPLTEVLLPDSRTPRSQGLGPESLSESRSVWSLTALLSALGTPDAPAVVVLEDCQWADTLTLRALEAWSQGRRAGGGRLLLIVSFRSEDIHADHVLRRLAPSANLKLSAFGAAEVALLAESMAGVLPPEAVELVTRLAEGNPFMASAVLHGLVEDGVLMPGPEGWRVQPEAMAHARSSRQAATFLVRRLRLLPPESLHVLSVGAVMGKSFDAKAVAALSGTPLEAVTTALEPPRRRHMLWTEGTRSTFVHDKLREVLLDLLSPEERRELHRLAARAAQQSVPTDPFELAYHFDAAGESAQALPYALVAAEQARQRFSLDSAEVNYRIAERGASGADAHTRYRIASGLGTALMMRGRYDEAQRQLEAAQALAHDRLEQGRTLGHLGELAFKRGQTVQANAYLEQGLKLLGRWVPPGMLTTGASAAWEILTQAAHTVAPRLWLGRKSLARGEEDLLAVNLYSRLAYGYWYQRGRAAVLWAHLRDMNLAERYPPTPELAQAYSAHSPALTTLPWFQRAYAYAEKSLALRQQLGDVWGQGQSLHFYGLALYASSRFKECIEKCREAVRLLERTGDPWEVNNATFQIAMSLYRLGRLKEAAAVSQKLHAAALALGDRYSLRLGLEAWAKSTGGRIPAALLETELAAPTATDPQSFAGVLQAEGLRLLRENEPARAAEVLERAERVVEDAHLRQEYVAPITPWLATARRRLAQQASPLNPRQRDRLLKEADGVAKRAHDVARTYRNNLPHALRERGLMCALRGRPARARKHLDEALRVAEQLEMRQERALTLQARGEVGRVQGWPGAARDLETAARELEAMENGLHKGTEHGTGVETLSLVDRFPRVLEVGRRLASALSREAVFETARQSMQELLRAERCAVVDPRAVVSEEDAKNQGLSRTALARALETGRITVLGQGLPGGISESMELLGVRSLLCAPLQVRGKTVACVVASHRKVGALFGEDEERLASFVAVLAGAALENAENFERVAALSEEQGRLYREEQEAVRRRDDFLSIAAHELKTPLTSLQLHIQGLQAKAKGAPMPPEKLTAKLESAYSQTQRLGKLVNDLLDISRIAQGQLHIKREDVDLVTLVRGQLERSREALARAECEVRFHASEPRLIGHWDALRLEQVVGNLLTNAMKYGAGKPVEVTLDGDATGVRLEVRDHGIGIAEEDRARIFERFERAVSVRHYGGFGLGLWIVREIVQALGGNIDVASAPEQGSTFTVTLPRSGSPVH, encoded by the coding sequence ATGGCGCAAGGCTTCCAACAGGCCGGCGACACCCCAAGGGAGCCACACCCGGGCCAGCGGCTGGGCAACCGCTACGAGCTGCGCCAGCGGGTGAAGGCCGGCCGGGGCATCTCCACCTGGCAGGGGTTGGACCTGCTCACGCACGAGCGCGTGCTCGTGAAGGTCACCGCCCTCTCCGCCTTCGTCCCCACCTCCCGCCACCGCCTGGAGCACGAGGCGGAGGTGCTGTCGCGGCTGCACAACTCCGCGCTGGTGCCCGTGCGCCACCTGGGCACCTTCGACGAGCTGCTCTACCTGGTCACGCCGTGGGTGGATGGCGAGACGCTGGAGGAGCGCCTGCGGCGCGGCCCCCTGTCGCTGCCGGAAGCCATCGTCCTGGGCCAGCGCCTGCTGAAGGCGCTCGCGGAGGCGCACCGCGAGGGCGTCCTCCACCGCGACGTGAAGCCCTCCAACATCCTGGTGCGCGACTTCCCGCTGTCCGCCGCGTGGCTCACCGACTTCGGCCTGTCCCGCAGCGAGCGGTTGGACCCGTCCCTGCGCGACCTGCCCGTGGGCACCGCGCGCTACATGTCCCCGGAGCAGGCGGGGTTGATCAACCGGCCGGTGGAGGCGCCGTCGGACCTGTACGCGGTGGGCCTGGTGCTCTTCGAGGCGCTGTCCGGCCGCCCCGCCCTGGAGGGCGCGACGGTGGGCGAGGTGCTGCGCCTGCACCTCACCGCGCACCCGCGCCTGAGGCCCGTGGGCGTGGAGGTGCCGCTGGCGATGGAGGAGCTCATCGCGCGCTTGAGCCAGACGGATCCGCGCGACCGCTACCAGGCCGCGGACGCCGCGCTCGCGGACCTGAACGCGCTGGAGGCCGCGCTGTCCCGGGGTGAGGCGGAGCCCGCGCTCGTCACCGGCGCGCACGACCACCGCCAGAGCCTCACCGAACCGTCCTTCGTGGGCCGCCGCGAGGAGCTGATGACGCTGGAGCGCGAGCTCGAGCGCACGCGCGAGGGCGGCTCGCGCGCCGTGGTGGTGGAGGGCGAGTCCGGCGGCGGCAAGAGCCGGCTGTTGGAGGAGTTCTCCGCCCGGGCCTCGGGCCAGCGCGCGTGGGTGCTGCATGGCCAGGCGCAGGACCAGGCCGCGCAGCGCCCCTTCCAGCTCTTCGCGGGCGTGGCGGAGGGCATCGCCGCCGCCGTGCGCGAGGAGCCCGAGCTGGGCGCGCTCCTGCGGGAGCGGCTCGCGGGTCAGGAGGCGGGGCTGTGCACGGTGCTGCCCCCGCTCACGGAGGTGCTCCTGCCGGACTCGCGGACGCCGCGGTCCCAGGGGCTGGGACCGGAGTCCCTGAGCGAGAGCCGCAGCGTGTGGAGCCTCACCGCGCTGTTGAGCGCGCTGGGCACGCCGGACGCGCCCGCGGTGGTGGTGCTGGAGGATTGCCAGTGGGCGGACACGCTCACGCTGCGCGCATTGGAGGCGTGGTCGCAGGGCCGCCGCGCCGGGGGTGGACGGCTGCTGCTCATCGTGTCCTTCCGCAGCGAGGACATCCACGCGGACCACGTGCTGCGGCGCCTGGCCCCGAGCGCGAACCTGAAGCTGTCCGCCTTTGGCGCGGCGGAGGTGGCGCTGCTGGCGGAGTCCATGGCCGGCGTGCTGCCACCGGAGGCCGTGGAGCTGGTGACGCGGCTGGCGGAGGGCAATCCGTTCATGGCCTCCGCGGTGCTGCACGGACTGGTGGAGGACGGCGTCCTCATGCCCGGCCCGGAGGGCTGGCGGGTGCAACCGGAGGCGATGGCGCACGCGCGCTCGTCGCGCCAGGCGGCCACCTTCCTGGTGCGGCGCCTGCGCCTCCTGCCACCGGAGTCCCTGCACGTGCTCAGCGTGGGCGCCGTGATGGGCAAGTCCTTCGACGCGAAGGCGGTGGCGGCCCTCTCCGGCACGCCGCTGGAGGCCGTCACCACCGCGCTGGAGCCGCCGCGCCGCCGGCACATGCTGTGGACGGAGGGCACGCGCTCCACGTTCGTGCACGACAAGCTGCGCGAGGTGCTGTTGGACCTGCTCTCCCCGGAGGAGCGCCGGGAGCTGCACCGGCTGGCCGCGCGGGCCGCCCAGCAGTCCGTGCCCACCGACCCCTTCGAGCTGGCCTACCACTTCGACGCGGCGGGTGAGAGCGCGCAGGCCCTGCCCTACGCGCTGGTGGCCGCGGAGCAGGCGCGCCAGCGCTTCTCCCTGGACAGCGCGGAGGTGAACTACCGCATCGCCGAGCGCGGCGCTTCAGGCGCGGACGCGCACACCCGCTACCGCATCGCATCCGGGCTGGGCACCGCGCTGATGATGCGCGGCCGCTACGACGAGGCGCAGCGGCAGCTGGAGGCCGCGCAGGCCCTGGCGCACGACCGGCTGGAGCAGGGCCGCACGCTGGGCCATCTGGGCGAGCTCGCCTTCAAGCGCGGCCAGACGGTGCAGGCCAACGCCTACCTGGAGCAGGGCCTGAAGCTGCTGGGCCGCTGGGTGCCGCCCGGCATGCTGACCACCGGCGCCAGCGCCGCGTGGGAGATCCTCACGCAGGCCGCGCACACCGTGGCGCCGCGCCTGTGGCTGGGCCGCAAGTCCCTGGCGCGGGGCGAGGAGGACCTGCTCGCGGTCAACCTCTACAGCCGGCTCGCGTACGGCTACTGGTACCAGCGGGGCCGCGCCGCGGTGCTGTGGGCGCACCTGCGCGACATGAACCTCGCGGAGCGCTACCCGCCCACGCCGGAGCTGGCGCAGGCCTACTCCGCGCACTCGCCCGCGCTCACCACCCTGCCCTGGTTCCAGCGCGCGTACGCCTACGCGGAGAAGTCGCTGGCCCTGCGTCAGCAGCTGGGCGACGTGTGGGGCCAGGGCCAGTCGCTGCACTTCTACGGCCTGGCCCTCTACGCCTCGTCGCGCTTCAAGGAGTGCATCGAGAAGTGCCGGGAGGCGGTGCGCCTGCTGGAGCGCACCGGTGACCCGTGGGAGGTGAACAACGCCACCTTCCAGATCGCCATGTCGCTCTACCGCCTGGGCCGCCTGAAGGAGGCCGCGGCGGTGAGCCAGAAGCTGCACGCGGCGGCGCTCGCGCTGGGGGACCGGTACTCGCTGCGCCTGGGCCTGGAGGCGTGGGCCAAGTCCACCGGGGGCCGCATCCCCGCGGCGCTGCTGGAGACGGAGCTGGCGGCGCCCACCGCCACCGACCCGCAGTCGTTCGCGGGCGTGCTCCAGGCGGAAGGCCTGCGCCTGCTGCGTGAGAACGAGCCCGCGCGCGCCGCGGAGGTGCTGGAGCGCGCCGAGCGCGTGGTGGAGGACGCGCACCTGCGTCAGGAGTACGTGGCCCCCATCACCCCGTGGCTCGCCACCGCGCGCAGGCGCCTGGCCCAGCAGGCCAGCCCCCTCAATCCCAGGCAGCGCGACCGGCTGCTGAAGGAGGCGGATGGCGTGGCGAAGCGCGCCCACGACGTCGCGCGCACCTACCGCAACAACCTGCCCCATGCGCTGCGCGAGCGCGGCCTGATGTGCGCGCTGCGCGGCCGGCCCGCGCGGGCCCGCAAGCACCTGGACGAAGCGCTGCGCGTGGCCGAACAGCTGGAGATGCGCCAGGAGCGCGCGCTCACGCTCCAGGCCCGCGGCGAGGTGGGCCGGGTGCAGGGCTGGCCCGGCGCCGCGCGCGACCTGGAGACGGCGGCGCGCGAGCTGGAGGCCATGGAGAACGGCCTGCACAAGGGGACGGAGCACGGCACCGGCGTGGAGACGCTGTCGCTGGTGGACCGCTTCCCGCGCGTGCTGGAGGTGGGGCGCAGGCTCGCCTCCGCCCTGTCGCGCGAGGCCGTCTTCGAAACGGCGCGCCAGTCCATGCAGGAGCTCCTGCGCGCGGAGCGCTGCGCCGTGGTGGATCCGCGCGCGGTGGTGTCCGAGGAGGACGCGAAGAACCAGGGCCTCAGCCGCACCGCGCTCGCCCGCGCGCTGGAGACGGGCCGCATCACCGTGCTGGGCCAGGGGCTGCCCGGCGGCATCAGCGAGAGCATGGAGCTGCTCGGGGTGCGCTCGCTCCTGTGCGCGCCCCTCCAGGTCCGCGGCAAGACGGTGGCGTGCGTGGTGGCCAGCCACCGCAAGGTGGGCGCGCTCTTCGGCGAGGACGAGGAGCGCCTGGCGTCCTTCGTGGCGGTGCTGGCGGGCGCGGCGCTGGAGAACGCGGAGAACTTCGAGCGCGTGGCCGCCCTCTCCGAGGAGCAGGGCCGCCTGTACCGGGAGGAGCAGGAGGCCGTGCGCCGGCGCGACGACTTCCTGTCCATCGCCGCGCATGAGCTGAAGACGCCGCTCACGTCGCTGCAGCTGCACATCCAGGGGCTCCAGGCGAAGGCCAAGGGCGCGCCCATGCCCCCGGAGAAGCTGACCGCGAAGCTGGAGTCCGCCTATTCGCAGACGCAGCGGCTGGGGAAGCTGGTCAACGACCTCCTGGACATCTCCCGCATCGCGCAGGGCCAGCTGCACATCAAGCGCGAGGACGTGGACCTGGTGACGCTGGTGCGCGGCCAATTGGAGCGCAGCCGCGAGGCCCTGGCCCGCGCCGAGTGCGAGGTGCGCTTCCACGCCAGCGAGCCACGCCTCATCGGCCACTGGGACGCGCTCCGGCTGGAGCAGGTGGTGGGCAACCTGTTGACCAACGCCATGAAGTACGGCGCGGGCAAGCCGGTGGAGGTGACGCTGGACGGGGACGCGACGGGCGTGCGCCTGGAGGTGCGCGACCACGGCATCGGCATCGCGGAGGAGGACCGGGCGCGCATCTTCGAGCGCTTCGAGCGCGCGGTGTCCGTGCGCCACTACGGCGGCTTCGGGCTGGGACTCTGGATCGTCCGCGAAATCGTCCAGGCGCTGGGCGGCAACATCGACGTCGCCAGCGCCCCGGAGCAGGGCTCCACCTTCACCGTCACCCTGCCCCGCTCCGGCTCACCGGTGCACTGA
- a CDS encoding class I SAM-dependent methyltransferase, with translation MRQPILSVHGAALPVAPEANHLVLVNAPREEASPAEEAFTEAREWLDSLHSRMVQGPDDTLHAGMTALHGGLIKRRRQWSPEVWKRFCQELARKHPMRPFLHQCPFTRHAFERPRGYAGDAALIDYLYMDHAADELHAGREIYRYMHGQPSARSVRERRELLARMMDETAGRRPDGRVLSVACGHLREAESSRAVAERRLQELIAFDQDPVSLAEISRLHPGGIVRPVCGSVRSLLAGKAAFKDLDFAYSAGLYDYLSDSVAARLTALLFQMLRPGGRLLVANFAVHPPETGYMEAFMDWWLTYRDEDGMRDLLAETPLEQVDNVRLFRDSQDNVIYLEVTRR, from the coding sequence ATGCGCCAGCCCATCCTGTCGGTCCACGGCGCGGCTCTTCCGGTCGCGCCTGAAGCCAACCACCTTGTCCTGGTCAATGCCCCCCGGGAGGAAGCGTCCCCAGCAGAGGAAGCATTCACGGAGGCGCGGGAGTGGCTGGACAGCCTGCACTCGCGGATGGTGCAGGGCCCGGACGACACGCTGCATGCCGGCATGACCGCCCTGCACGGGGGGCTCATCAAGCGGCGGCGGCAGTGGAGCCCGGAGGTGTGGAAGCGCTTCTGCCAGGAGCTGGCGCGCAAGCACCCCATGCGCCCCTTCCTGCATCAGTGCCCCTTCACCCGGCACGCCTTCGAGCGGCCGCGCGGCTACGCGGGGGACGCGGCGCTCATCGACTATCTCTACATGGACCACGCGGCGGACGAGCTGCACGCGGGCCGCGAAATCTACCGCTACATGCACGGGCAGCCCTCCGCGCGCAGCGTGCGCGAGCGCCGGGAGCTGCTCGCGCGGATGATGGACGAGACGGCCGGGCGGCGGCCCGACGGGCGCGTGCTGTCGGTGGCGTGCGGGCACCTGCGGGAGGCGGAGTCGTCGCGCGCGGTGGCGGAGCGGAGGCTCCAGGAGCTCATCGCGTTCGACCAGGATCCGGTGAGCCTGGCGGAGATTTCGCGCCTGCACCCGGGTGGCATCGTGCGGCCGGTGTGCGGCTCGGTCCGCTCGCTGCTCGCGGGCAAGGCGGCGTTCAAGGACCTGGACTTCGCGTACTCCGCCGGGCTGTACGACTACCTGTCGGACTCCGTGGCCGCCCGCCTCACCGCGCTGCTCTTCCAGATGCTGCGCCCGGGCGGACGCCTGCTGGTGGCCAACTTCGCGGTGCACCCGCCGGAGACGGGCTACATGGAGGCCTTCATGGACTGGTGGCTCACCTACCGGGACGAGGACGGCATGCGCGACCTGCTGGCGGAGACGCCGCTGGAGCAGGTGGACAACGTGCGGCTGTTCCGCGACTCGCAGGACAACGTCATCTACCTGGAAGTGACGCGCCGCTAG
- a CDS encoding STAS/SEC14 domain-containing protein: MKIEIAHLPHDIIEIIYPSEVTPKDVTEYVEQLKKDITARGGTEWSALVDQSRLRVMPASVVGEMARLNAYAQQRGMKRSARVVSDPGSGLQAWRMTKNAGLTIPAKTFETRSEALSWLEAPDAD, translated from the coding sequence ATGAAGATTGAAATCGCCCACCTGCCCCACGACATCATCGAGATCATCTATCCGTCGGAAGTGACGCCGAAGGACGTGACCGAGTACGTCGAGCAACTGAAGAAGGACATCACCGCCCGCGGGGGCACGGAGTGGTCCGCGCTGGTGGACCAGTCCAGGCTTCGGGTGATGCCCGCCTCGGTGGTGGGGGAGATGGCCCGGCTGAACGCCTACGCCCAGCAGCGCGGCATGAAGCGCTCCGCGCGCGTGGTGAGCGACCCCGGCAGCGGCCTGCAGGCGTGGCGCATGACCAAGAACGCCGGCCTCACCATCCCCGCGAAGACCTTCGAGACCCGCTCCGAGGCCCTGTCCTGGCTCGAAGCCCCCGACGCGGACTGA
- a CDS encoding trypsin-like serine peptidase, producing the protein MSVSVPARRAKLLGTLFCTLTALACGPAPESGTPEQQPALTESSAPVVYGNDDRYDVYAHPNGALRDLARQSTVMLTIPDFLDMRDPNNVKVDPLTLGEYEELCTDQRFYDDPIPALCSGTLIDDDLVLTAGHCVGPATPNDDFIECKDARFVFNFYKTADGQLQNITSQDVFSCKSIVARHLSTGNEASILDYAIIRLDRSAAPRFKPAPVRPGNAALTTGQNVAVIGSGSGVPFKIDSGGSVRENNAEYMDFFVASTDTFAGNSGSGVYETANNTVAGILVRGDEDYKKRAGSSCYEVNVCAENGCNGEEITYVHHAIQGLCAATTNLRLCGTTPPNFTFTATNTSSATRNTVNGTVTLKAGDKLTVGTCGVKDAALTSGDSYVRLRGPSGTEVAFNDDGCGSGFGSKLTYTASVAGTYEVRAGCYQNGSCAGTVAWEIVSGGTTTPTGGTQAFSVSDTANATRNTQNVNVDIAAGQTLTFGSCGVGSATGTGDTVVRLFNAAGQQVTFNDDASGCGSLSRATYTAPASAGGAYVIRVGCFGGDACSGTLAWTLQ; encoded by the coding sequence ATGTCCGTGTCCGTCCCCGCCCGCCGCGCGAAGCTGCTCGGCACCCTGTTCTGTACCCTCACCGCCCTGGCCTGCGGGCCGGCCCCCGAGTCCGGCACGCCGGAGCAGCAGCCCGCGCTGACCGAGTCCAGCGCGCCGGTCGTCTACGGCAACGACGACCGCTACGACGTCTACGCGCACCCCAACGGGGCCCTGCGGGACCTGGCGCGTCAGTCCACCGTGATGCTGACGATCCCGGACTTCCTCGACATGAGGGACCCGAACAACGTCAAGGTGGACCCGCTGACGCTGGGCGAATACGAGGAACTCTGCACGGATCAGCGCTTCTACGACGACCCGATCCCGGCCCTCTGCTCCGGCACGCTCATCGACGATGACCTGGTGCTCACCGCCGGCCACTGCGTGGGGCCCGCGACGCCCAACGACGACTTCATCGAGTGCAAGGACGCGCGCTTCGTCTTCAACTTCTACAAGACGGCGGACGGCCAGCTGCAGAACATCACCAGCCAGGACGTCTTCTCCTGCAAGAGCATCGTCGCCCGGCACCTGAGCACCGGGAACGAAGCCAGCATCCTGGACTACGCCATCATCCGGCTGGACCGCTCCGCGGCGCCGCGCTTCAAGCCCGCCCCGGTGCGTCCGGGCAACGCGGCCCTGACGACGGGCCAGAACGTGGCCGTCATCGGCAGCGGCAGCGGCGTCCCGTTCAAGATCGACTCGGGCGGCTCCGTGCGTGAGAACAACGCCGAGTACATGGACTTCTTCGTCGCCAGCACGGACACCTTCGCGGGCAACTCCGGCTCCGGCGTGTACGAGACGGCCAACAACACGGTGGCGGGCATCCTGGTGCGCGGCGACGAGGACTACAAGAAGCGCGCGGGCTCCAGCTGCTACGAGGTCAACGTCTGCGCGGAGAATGGCTGCAACGGTGAGGAGATCACCTATGTGCACCACGCCATCCAGGGGCTGTGCGCGGCCACCACCAACCTGCGGCTGTGCGGCACCACGCCGCCGAACTTCACCTTCACCGCGACCAACACCTCCAGCGCCACGCGCAACACCGTCAACGGCACGGTGACGCTCAAGGCGGGCGACAAGCTCACCGTGGGCACCTGCGGCGTCAAGGACGCGGCCCTCACCAGCGGTGACTCCTACGTGCGCCTGCGCGGCCCGTCCGGCACGGAGGTCGCATTCAACGACGACGGCTGCGGCAGCGGCTTCGGTTCGAAGCTCACCTACACCGCCAGCGTCGCGGGCACCTATGAAGTCCGCGCCGGCTGCTACCAGAACGGCAGCTGCGCCGGCACGGTGGCCTGGGAGATCGTCTCGGGCGGCACGACCACGCCCACGGGCGGCACCCAGGCCTTCAGCGTCAGCGACACCGCCAACGCCACGCGCAACACGCAGAACGTGAACGTGGACATCGCGGCCGGCCAGACGCTGACCTTCGGCAGCTGCGGCGTGGGGAGCGCGACGGGCACGGGTGACACGGTGGTGCGCCTGTTCAACGCCGCCGGCCAGCAGGTGACGTTCAACGACGACGCCTCCGGTTGCGGCTCGCTGTCCCGCGCGACCTACACCGCGCCGGCGAGCGCGGGCGGCGCGTACGTGATCCGCGTGGGCTGCTTCGGCGGCGATGCGTGCAGCGGCACGCTGGCCTGGACCCTCCAGTAG
- a CDS encoding sensor histidine kinase produces MQSPDARQQELWRRARRLSSAVAGLTLVLSAAVLLGWAVGSVTLTQLVPGLPAMVPLTASALMLTASAELALGGRRAAARRVGGLLALTVALWSVLLLGTYLGDAPRWDAFFQSLGGRTSPQSAALLLLLGLALALRDARSRWGARAFQGMALGALFLSFSVLVAYSFQEPRFYWFTGRGGIGIALHTDVALLLLSLGALLLRPEQGVAGAFLHAGAGGIMARRLMPALLVPLVGGVAAHQTLRHTRMDPRLAWSLLVVTQAAVLTWVVWRAATRLNTLHAEQQRAEERTREDARTQRRLAEENARLYAEAEASSRAREDVLAIVSHDLKSPLSTVRMGTGLLTRRLDTLAGGAGLQRQVAAIDRAAAHMQDLITRLLDAARLDAGHPLMLDRRSEAVEPLAREALAMVEPQARDKGVRLERRLAQGLSASCDRPRILQVLANLLGNAVKFTPPGGTVTVSTTHDAGTVRVSVRDTGPGIPKAHQARLFQRHWQASDTAHQGSGLGLYIACGIVTAHGGRLWVDSDEGAGTTFTFTLPESPPNHPPLDTLEGEV; encoded by the coding sequence GTGCAGTCACCGGACGCCCGACAACAGGAACTCTGGCGCCGGGCACGCCGGCTGTCGTCCGCCGTGGCGGGGCTGACGCTCGTGCTGAGCGCGGCGGTGCTCCTGGGATGGGCGGTGGGGAGCGTGACGCTGACGCAGCTCGTTCCCGGTCTGCCAGCGATGGTCCCCTTGACGGCCTCGGCCCTGATGCTCACCGCGAGCGCGGAGCTGGCGTTGGGTGGGCGGCGGGCCGCGGCGCGGCGGGTGGGCGGGCTGCTGGCCCTGACGGTCGCGCTGTGGAGCGTGCTGCTGCTGGGCACCTACCTGGGGGACGCCCCTCGCTGGGACGCCTTCTTCCAGTCGCTGGGCGGGCGCACGTCGCCGCAATCCGCGGCGCTGCTGCTGCTGCTCGGCCTGGCGCTGGCGCTCCGGGATGCGCGAAGCCGGTGGGGCGCGCGGGCCTTCCAGGGGATGGCGCTGGGGGCCCTGTTCCTGTCCTTCAGCGTGCTGGTGGCCTACTCGTTCCAGGAGCCGCGGTTCTACTGGTTCACCGGCCGGGGGGGCATTGGCATCGCGCTGCACACCGACGTGGCCCTGCTGCTCCTGTCCCTGGGAGCGCTGCTCCTGCGTCCGGAGCAGGGCGTGGCGGGGGCGTTCCTGCACGCGGGCGCGGGCGGAATCATGGCCCGGCGGCTGATGCCCGCGCTGCTCGTGCCCCTGGTGGGCGGCGTGGCGGCGCACCAGACGCTGCGTCACACGCGGATGGATCCCCGCCTGGCCTGGTCGCTGCTGGTGGTGACCCAGGCGGCGGTGCTGACCTGGGTGGTCTGGCGCGCGGCCACGCGACTCAACACCCTGCATGCCGAGCAGCAGCGGGCCGAGGAGCGCACCCGGGAGGACGCGCGGACCCAGCGGCGGCTGGCGGAGGAGAACGCGCGGCTCTACGCGGAAGCCGAGGCGTCCTCCCGCGCGCGCGAGGACGTGCTGGCCATCGTGTCCCACGACCTCAAGAGTCCACTCTCCACGGTGCGGATGGGGACGGGCCTGCTCACGCGGCGGCTGGACACCCTGGCGGGAGGGGCGGGGCTCCAGCGGCAGGTGGCCGCCATCGACCGGGCAGCGGCGCACATGCAGGACCTCATCACCCGGCTCCTGGACGCCGCGCGGCTGGACGCGGGTCACCCCCTCATGCTGGACCGCCGCTCCGAGGCCGTGGAGCCGCTCGCCCGGGAGGCGCTGGCGATGGTGGAGCCCCAGGCCCGGGACAAGGGCGTCCGCCTGGAGCGCCGGCTCGCCCAGGGGCTGAGCGCCTCCTGCGACCGCCCGCGCATCCTCCAGGTGCTGGCCAACCTGCTGGGCAACGCCGTCAAGTTCACCCCGCCCGGAGGCACGGTGACGGTGAGCACCACGCATGACGCGGGAACCGTGCGCGTGAGCGTGCGCGACACCGGCCCCGGCATCCCCAAGGCCCACCAGGCCCGGCTCTTCCAGCGCCACTGGCAGGCGAGCGACACCGCCCACCAGGGCAGCGGCCTGGGGCTCTACATCGCCTGCGGCATCGTCACCGCCCACGGAGGCCGCCTCTGGGTGGACAGCGACGAAGGTGCAGGGACGACGTTCACCTTTACCTTGCCGGAGTCTCCCCCCAACCACCCGCCCCTTGACACCTTGGAGGGCGAGGTCTAA
- the serA gene encoding phosphoglycerate dehydrogenase: MSTPRFPPSPRRPVNNEGPMRVLLLENIHASAQEMLKAEGFEVERLSAALKPEDLAERLKGVHLLGIRSKTTVPEESLKYAEDLLAIGAFCIGTNQVDLLASSVHGVPVFNAPFSNTRSVAEMVLAEVVVLTRQLFDRSREVHAGQWRKVATGSHEVRGKTLGIIGYGHIGSQLGVLAEALGMRVLYYDVMTKLPLGNSRSVPTLNALLAESDFVTLHVPALASTHLMMGAEQLAAMKPGACLINASRGTVVDIPALAQALRSKHLGGAAVDVYPEEPEGNSDGFVTELQGLPNVVLTPHIGGSTEEAQASIGKEVATSLLKFVKGGATTGAVNFPNVEAPINPGTHRIINVHRNTPGVLRDINRIVSDLNANIHAQVLSTDANVGYLVMDLDQDVSRQVCEAIAGLETDIKTRIVS, translated from the coding sequence ATGAGCACACCCCGCTTCCCGCCGTCGCCCCGCCGCCCCGTGAACAACGAGGGTCCGATGCGAGTCCTGCTGCTGGAGAACATCCACGCCTCGGCCCAGGAGATGCTGAAGGCGGAGGGCTTCGAGGTGGAGCGGCTGTCCGCCGCGCTCAAGCCGGAGGACCTGGCGGAGCGGCTCAAGGGCGTGCACCTCCTGGGCATCCGCAGCAAGACGACGGTGCCGGAGGAGTCGCTGAAGTACGCGGAGGACCTGCTGGCGATTGGGGCCTTCTGCATCGGCACCAACCAGGTGGATCTGCTCGCCTCCAGCGTGCACGGCGTGCCGGTGTTCAACGCGCCGTTCAGCAACACGCGCAGCGTGGCGGAGATGGTGCTGGCGGAGGTGGTGGTGCTGACGCGCCAGCTGTTCGACCGCAGCCGGGAGGTGCACGCGGGGCAGTGGCGCAAGGTGGCCACGGGCAGCCACGAGGTGCGCGGCAAGACGCTGGGCATCATCGGCTACGGGCACATCGGCTCGCAGCTGGGCGTGCTGGCGGAGGCCCTGGGCATGCGCGTCCTCTACTACGACGTGATGACGAAGCTGCCCCTGGGCAACTCGCGGTCGGTGCCCACGCTGAACGCGCTGCTGGCGGAGTCCGACTTCGTGACGCTGCACGTGCCGGCGCTGGCGTCCACGCACCTGATGATGGGCGCGGAGCAGTTGGCGGCCATGAAGCCGGGCGCGTGCCTCATCAACGCCAGCCGCGGCACGGTGGTGGACATCCCGGCGCTGGCGCAGGCGCTGCGCTCCAAGCACCTGGGCGGCGCGGCGGTGGACGTGTACCCGGAGGAGCCGGAGGGCAACTCGGACGGCTTCGTGACGGAGCTGCAGGGGCTGCCCAACGTGGTGCTCACGCCGCACATCGGCGGGTCCACGGAGGAGGCGCAGGCGTCCATTGGCAAGGAGGTGGCCACGTCGCTGCTCAAGTTCGTGAAGGGCGGCGCGACGACGGGCGCGGTGAACTTCCCCAACGTGGAGGCGCCCATCAACCCGGGCACCCACCGCATCATCAACGTGCACCGCAACACGCCGGGCGTGCTCCGCGACATCAACCGCATCGTGTCCGACCTGAACGCCAACATCCACGCGCAGGTGCTGAGCACGGACGCGAACGTGGGCTACCTGGTGATGGACCTGGACCAGGACGTGTCCCGCCAGGTGTGCGAGGCCATCGCCGGGCTGGAGACGGACATCAAGACGCGCATCGTGTCCTAA